The Kitasatospora sp. NBC_00374 genome has a segment encoding these proteins:
- a CDS encoding saccharopine dehydrogenase family protein, which translates to MRILLVGAGGVGTAATRIAVRRPFFDEFVVADYDPARAEAAVGALAGRPGGERFRPAAVDASNPAAVTALLAEHHCDVLFNATDPRFVLPLFEAALAGGAHYLDMAMSLSRPHPERPYQECGVKLGDEQFARARAWEEAGRLALCGMGVEPGLSDVFARYAADELFDDIEEIGVRDGADLTVDGYDFAPSFSIWTTIEECLNPPVVFESGRGWYTTEPFSEPEVFDFPDGIGPVECVNVEHEEVLLIPRWVGARRVTFKYGLGQDFIDVLKTLHRLGLAATDPVTVGSADGPVGVSPRDVVAACLPDPATLGDRMHGKTCAGTWVRGTRDGRPREVYLYHVVDNTWSMREYGSQAVVWQTAVNPVVALELLATGAWSGAGVLGPEALPPKPFLDLLTAYGSPWAMREETPAAHG; encoded by the coding sequence ATGAGGATCCTGCTGGTCGGCGCGGGCGGGGTGGGCACGGCCGCCACCCGGATCGCCGTCCGCCGCCCGTTCTTCGACGAGTTCGTGGTCGCCGACTACGACCCGGCGCGGGCCGAGGCCGCGGTCGGCGCGCTCGCCGGCCGGCCCGGCGGGGAGCGGTTCCGCCCCGCCGCCGTGGACGCCTCCAACCCCGCCGCCGTCACCGCGCTGCTCGCCGAGCACCACTGCGACGTGCTGTTCAACGCCACCGACCCGCGCTTCGTGCTGCCGCTGTTCGAGGCGGCCCTGGCGGGCGGGGCGCACTACCTCGACATGGCGATGTCGCTGTCCCGGCCGCACCCGGAACGGCCGTACCAGGAGTGCGGGGTCAAGCTCGGCGACGAGCAGTTCGCGCGGGCCCGCGCGTGGGAGGAGGCCGGCCGGCTGGCGCTGTGCGGGATGGGCGTCGAACCGGGGCTGTCGGACGTCTTCGCCCGCTACGCCGCCGACGAACTCTTCGACGACATCGAGGAGATCGGCGTCCGGGACGGCGCCGACCTGACCGTCGACGGCTATGACTTCGCGCCCTCGTTCAGCATCTGGACGACCATCGAGGAGTGCCTCAACCCGCCGGTCGTCTTCGAGTCCGGGCGCGGCTGGTACACCACCGAGCCGTTCAGCGAGCCGGAGGTGTTCGACTTCCCGGACGGGATCGGGCCGGTCGAGTGCGTCAACGTGGAGCACGAGGAGGTGCTGCTGATCCCCCGCTGGGTCGGCGCCCGCCGGGTGACCTTCAAGTACGGCCTGGGCCAGGACTTCATCGACGTGCTCAAGACCCTGCACCGGCTCGGCCTGGCCGCCACCGACCCGGTCACGGTCGGCAGCGCCGACGGCCCGGTCGGGGTCTCGCCGCGCGACGTCGTGGCCGCCTGCCTGCCCGACCCGGCCACCCTCGGGGACCGGATGCACGGGAAGACCTGCGCGGGCACCTGGGTCCGCGGCACCAGGGACGGCCGCCCCCGGGAGGTCTACCTCTACCACGTGGTGGACAACACCTGGTCGATGCGCGAGTACGGCTCCCAGGCGGTGGTCTGGCAGACCGCCGTCAACCCCGTGGTGGCCCTCGAACTCCTCGCCACCGGAGCCTGGTCCGGCGCCGGCGTCCTCGGCCCCGAGGCACTGCCGCCGAAGCCCTTCCTCGACCTCCTCACCGCGTACGGCTCACCGTGGGCGATGCGTGAGGAGACACCCGCCGCACACGGCTGA
- a CDS encoding glycosyltransferase family 4 protein: MRVAIVTESFPPEVNGVAHSVLRTAEHLVRRGHEPLVITPAPARGAHCPPHSFGPDSTPLPVVRVPSIPLPGYPQVRVALPSRRLAEAVAEHRPDLVHLASPFVLGARGARVAQRLGLPTVAVYQTDLAGYAQAYRVGRGAGSALAWARIRSVHAAADRTLAPSTPAAQDLTAHGVPRVRLWPRGVDSVRFHPSHRDDALHRTLAPDGELLVGYVGRLAPEKRVDLLAGACELPGVRVVVIGDGPSGPALRAAMPRALFLGRRTGAELARCFATLDLFVHTGPLETFCQTIQEAMASGVPVVAPAVGGPLDLVGHHRTGLLVPPRDTAAVTRAVAELAAAGPEVRTAYGQAGRADVTARTWEAVGDLLLRHYTEVLAEHHGAPVQALYPTADRAADTGAGPAAASSATARQLPEELPA, translated from the coding sequence ATGCGAGTCGCCATCGTCACCGAGTCCTTCCCTCCTGAGGTCAACGGCGTCGCCCACAGCGTGCTGAGGACTGCGGAGCACCTGGTCCGCCGCGGCCACGAGCCGCTGGTCATCACCCCGGCTCCGGCCCGGGGTGCCCACTGCCCGCCGCACTCCTTCGGCCCGGACTCGACTCCGCTGCCGGTGGTGCGGGTCCCGTCGATCCCCCTGCCCGGCTACCCGCAGGTGCGGGTGGCCCTGCCCAGCCGGCGGCTGGCCGAAGCGGTCGCCGAGCACCGCCCCGACCTGGTCCACCTGGCGAGTCCGTTCGTACTCGGGGCCCGCGGGGCGCGGGTGGCCCAGCGCCTCGGGCTGCCCACGGTGGCCGTCTACCAGACCGACCTGGCCGGCTACGCCCAGGCGTACCGGGTCGGCCGCGGGGCCGGTTCGGCGCTCGCGTGGGCCCGGATCAGGTCGGTGCACGCCGCCGCGGACCGTACGCTCGCGCCCTCCACCCCCGCCGCGCAGGACCTGACCGCGCACGGGGTGCCCCGGGTACGGCTGTGGCCGCGCGGCGTGGACTCGGTCCGCTTCCACCCCTCGCACCGCGACGACGCCCTGCACCGCACCCTCGCCCCCGACGGCGAGCTGCTGGTCGGCTACGTCGGCCGGCTGGCCCCCGAGAAGCGGGTCGATCTGCTGGCAGGGGCCTGCGAGCTGCCCGGCGTGCGGGTGGTGGTGATCGGGGACGGGCCGAGCGGGCCGGCCCTGCGGGCGGCGATGCCGCGGGCGCTGTTCCTCGGCCGCCGCACCGGCGCCGAGCTGGCCCGCTGCTTCGCCACCCTCGACCTCTTCGTGCACACCGGGCCGCTGGAGACCTTCTGCCAGACCATCCAGGAGGCGATGGCCAGCGGCGTCCCGGTGGTCGCACCGGCCGTCGGCGGCCCGCTCGACCTGGTCGGGCACCACCGGACCGGCCTGCTGGTGCCGCCCCGGGACACCGCGGCCGTCACGCGGGCGGTCGCCGAGCTGGCCGCGGCCGGCCCCGAGGTCCGGACCGCCTACGGGCAGGCCGGGCGGGCCGACGTCACCGCCCGCACCTGGGAGGCGGTCGGCGACCTGCTGCTGCGCCACTACACCGAGGTGCTGGCCGAGCACCACGGCGCCCCGGTCCAGGCCCTGTACCCGACGGCCGACCGGGCCGCAGACACCGGCGCGGGCCCGGCCGCGGCCAGCTCGGCGACCGCCCGACAGCTGCCCGAGGAGCTCCCGGCATGA
- a CDS encoding glycosyltransferase: MSRPPDGLRIVRVANFVTPVSGGLRTALRHLGEGYLAAGHRPVLVVPGRRRTDESTPQGRVITLPGRPVPGSGGYRVLTDRRAVARTLAELAPDRLEVSDRTTLRWTGAWARAQGVRSMMVSHESATGLLGTWGAPAGTARTLADRLNARTARAYDTVLCTTAWAAAEFERIGATNLARAPLGVDLAQLHPDFRDPQVRARYAEPGQVLLVLCSRLSPEKRPERALEALAVLRRRHRMPAVLAVAGAGPLRRRLEARAAELRLPVRFLGHLGGRAEVAALLASADAVLAPGPVETFGLAALEALACGTPVAVSRSSALPPIVGSAGLAADDSGEGFATAVRELLARPAEQRRAAARARAEVFGWESAVAAFLAAHRVPTPVGRPEAAP, from the coding sequence ATGAGCCGACCGCCCGACGGGCTGCGGATCGTCCGGGTGGCGAACTTCGTCACCCCGGTCTCCGGCGGCCTGCGCACGGCCCTGCGCCACCTCGGCGAGGGGTACCTGGCCGCCGGGCACCGGCCCGTCCTGGTGGTGCCCGGCCGGCGCCGCACGGACGAGTCGACCCCCCAGGGCCGGGTGATCACCCTGCCCGGCCGTCCCGTCCCCGGCAGCGGCGGATACCGGGTGCTCACCGACCGGCGGGCCGTCGCCCGGACCCTCGCGGAACTGGCCCCCGACCGGCTGGAGGTCTCGGACCGCACCACCCTGCGCTGGACCGGCGCCTGGGCCCGCGCCCAGGGCGTCCGGTCGATGATGGTCTCGCACGAGAGCGCCACCGGCCTGCTCGGCACCTGGGGCGCACCGGCCGGCACCGCCCGTACGCTGGCCGACCGGCTGAACGCCAGGACGGCCCGGGCGTACGACACGGTGCTGTGCACCACCGCCTGGGCCGCCGCGGAGTTCGAGCGGATCGGCGCGACCAACCTGGCCCGGGCGCCGCTCGGCGTCGACCTGGCGCAGCTGCACCCGGACTTCCGGGATCCGCAGGTCCGGGCCAGGTACGCCGAGCCGGGCCAGGTACTGCTGGTGCTGTGCTCCCGGCTGTCGCCGGAGAAGCGGCCCGAACGGGCGCTGGAGGCGCTGGCCGTGCTGCGGCGGCGGCACCGGATGCCGGCGGTGCTGGCGGTCGCCGGGGCCGGCCCGCTGCGCCGTCGGCTGGAGGCCCGGGCCGCCGAGCTACGGCTGCCGGTGCGGTTCCTGGGGCACCTCGGCGGGCGGGCGGAGGTGGCGGCGCTGCTGGCCAGCGCGGACGCCGTCCTCGCCCCCGGTCCGGTGGAGACCTTCGGGCTGGCCGCGCTGGAGGCGCTCGCCTGCGGGACGCCGGTGGCGGTGAGCCGCTCCTCCGCGCTGCCGCCGATCGTCGGCTCGGCGGGCCTGGCCGCGGACGACTCCGGGGAGGGATTCGCCACCGCGGTACGGGAGTTGCTGGCACGGCCGGCCGAGCAGCGGCGCGCGGCCGCCCGGGCCCGGGCGGAGGTGTTCGGCTGGGAGTCGGCGGTGGCGGCGTTCCTGGCGGCGCACCGGGTGCCCACGCCGGTCGGCCGGCCGGAGGCGGCGCCGTGA
- a CDS encoding SGNH/GDSL hydrolase family protein has product MTAVRFAALGDSITEGVGDAAPAGPRGWAAMLAPSLSDGPVEFRNQAHSGALSADLTRTQLPAALDLRPTHAAVLIGGNDTLRAGFDIAGTARHLDTALAALRARGGTLLTACLPDPGRLLRLPPPLARPLARRMRAVNAVVHALSARYGAAHLHLAELPWLTERALLSVDRLHPSTAGHHRIAREFHAVLAASGRRLGPAPAAAPPTAAPGLAADLHWMATQGTRWVAARCTDLLPGLLVLAAAESGHLLWGTAGRLDARAARATDAALAAPGPVVGAPRRAARTLPPRPPVLHSAALGVQGVKGHTGLRYSRSGTGSNLPS; this is encoded by the coding sequence GTGACGGCGGTCCGGTTCGCCGCGCTGGGCGACTCGATCACCGAGGGGGTGGGCGACGCGGCGCCGGCGGGCCCGCGCGGCTGGGCGGCGATGCTGGCGCCGAGCCTGTCCGACGGCCCGGTCGAGTTCCGCAACCAGGCCCACAGCGGGGCGTTGAGCGCCGACCTGACGAGGACGCAGCTGCCCGCGGCGCTCGACCTGCGGCCGACCCACGCGGCCGTGCTGATCGGCGGCAACGACACCCTGCGGGCCGGTTTCGACATCGCCGGGACGGCCCGCCACCTCGACACCGCGCTGGCCGCCCTGCGCGCCCGGGGCGGCACCCTGCTCACCGCCTGCCTGCCGGATCCGGGGCGGCTGCTGCGGCTGCCGCCGCCGCTGGCCCGTCCGCTGGCCCGCCGGATGCGGGCCGTCAACGCCGTGGTGCACGCGCTGTCCGCCCGGTACGGCGCGGCCCACCTGCACCTCGCCGAGCTGCCCTGGCTCACCGAACGGGCCCTGCTCAGCGTCGACCGCCTGCACCCGAGTACCGCGGGCCACCACCGGATCGCGCGCGAGTTCCACGCCGTCCTGGCCGCCTCGGGCCGCCGGCTCGGCCCGGCCCCCGCCGCCGCCCCGCCGACCGCGGCCCCCGGCCTCGCCGCCGACCTGCACTGGATGGCGACCCAGGGCACCCGGTGGGTGGCCGCCCGCTGCACCGACCTGCTGCCCGGGCTGCTGGTGCTGGCCGCCGCCGAGAGCGGCCACCTGCTGTGGGGCACCGCGGGCCGGCTGGACGCCCGGGCGGCCCGGGCGACGGACGCCGCGCTGGCCGCGCCGGGGCCCGTCGTCGGCGCACCACGCCGAGCCGCCAGAACACTGCCCCCGCGGCCACCGGTGTTGCACTCTGCGGCGCTTGGAGTGCAAGGAGTGAAAGGTCACACCGGTTTGCGGTACAGCCGCAGCGGCACGGGCTCTAACCTTCCCTCATGA
- the mutA gene encoding methylmalonyl-CoA mutase small subunit — protein sequence MTVSPEGLSLAAEFPDASREQWQRLVEGVLRKSGKQDVTGTQAEDALATKLEDGLTVRPLYTAEDAPDGAGFPGFPPFVRGSRPQGSAVSGWDVRQRHAHPDPRTSNEAVLADLEHGVSSLWLELGRDGLPIGALPELLQGVYLDLAAVALDAGAEFPAATEALLALYRERGVPAEAAAGSLGADPLGLLARTGDDRPTAALLTEAAALAARLRDGYPGLRTITVDALPYHEAGASPAQELGCALATGVAYLRELTAAGLSPDEAAAQLEFRLAAGADQFLTIATFRAARRLWSRVAEASGISPEAAAQRQHAVTSTVMMTERDPWVNMLRTTVACLAAGVGGADSVTVLPFDSALGLPDAFARRIARNTQAILLEESHLARVVDPAGGSWYVERLTEELARAAWAWFQEIERAGGQRAALGSGLIADRIGDTWARRSVALARRKEPITGVSEFPNLQEQALVREAAPAPLAGGLPRVRRAEAYEALRARSDRHRDATGARPRLFLAALGPAAAHTARLTFAANLFQAGGIETVVGQGTDPAELAAAFTASGATVAALCSADALYEEHAEAVATALKQAGAGRVLLAGRPAGEQGEAYRQAGVDEFVFAGADAVAVLTSLLDQIGVAR from the coding sequence ATGACGGTCTCGCCCGAAGGGCTCTCCCTGGCCGCCGAGTTCCCGGATGCAAGCCGTGAGCAGTGGCAACGCCTGGTCGAAGGTGTGTTGCGCAAGTCCGGTAAGCAGGACGTGACCGGTACGCAGGCCGAGGACGCCCTCGCCACCAAGCTGGAGGACGGCCTCACGGTCCGTCCGCTCTACACCGCCGAGGACGCCCCCGACGGGGCCGGGTTCCCCGGCTTCCCGCCGTTCGTCCGGGGCAGCCGGCCGCAGGGTTCGGCCGTCTCCGGCTGGGACGTGCGCCAGCGCCACGCCCACCCGGACCCGCGGACCTCGAACGAGGCGGTGCTCGCCGACCTGGAGCACGGCGTGAGCTCGCTCTGGCTGGAGCTCGGCCGCGACGGCCTGCCGATCGGCGCGCTGCCCGAGCTGCTGCAGGGCGTCTACCTGGACCTGGCCGCCGTGGCCCTGGACGCCGGCGCCGAGTTCCCGGCCGCCACCGAGGCACTGCTCGCCCTGTACCGGGAGCGCGGCGTGCCCGCCGAGGCCGCCGCCGGCAGCCTGGGCGCGGACCCGCTCGGCCTGCTGGCGCGGACCGGCGACGACCGGCCCACCGCCGCCCTGCTCACCGAGGCCGCCGCACTGGCCGCCCGGCTGCGGGACGGCTACCCGGGCCTGCGCACGATCACCGTCGACGCGCTCCCGTACCACGAGGCCGGCGCCTCGCCCGCCCAGGAGCTGGGCTGCGCGCTGGCCACCGGTGTCGCCTACCTTCGCGAGCTGACGGCCGCCGGGCTGAGCCCCGACGAGGCCGCCGCCCAGCTGGAGTTCCGGCTCGCGGCCGGCGCCGACCAGTTCCTGACCATCGCCACCTTCCGGGCCGCCCGGCGGCTGTGGTCGCGGGTGGCGGAGGCCAGCGGGATCTCCCCGGAGGCCGCCGCCCAGCGCCAGCACGCCGTCACCTCGACGGTGATGATGACCGAGCGCGACCCGTGGGTGAACATGCTCCGCACCACCGTGGCCTGCCTGGCCGCGGGCGTCGGCGGTGCGGACTCGGTGACCGTCCTGCCGTTCGACAGCGCGCTCGGCCTGCCGGACGCCTTCGCCCGCCGGATCGCCCGCAACACCCAGGCGATCCTGCTGGAGGAGTCCCACCTGGCCCGGGTCGTCGACCCGGCCGGCGGCTCCTGGTACGTCGAGCGGCTGACCGAGGAGCTGGCCCGGGCCGCCTGGGCCTGGTTCCAGGAGATCGAGCGGGCCGGCGGCCAGCGCGCCGCCCTCGGCTCCGGGCTGATCGCGGACCGGATCGGCGACACCTGGGCCCGGCGCTCCGTCGCGCTGGCCCGCCGCAAGGAGCCGATCACCGGTGTCAGCGAGTTCCCCAACCTCCAGGAGCAGGCGCTGGTCCGCGAGGCCGCCCCGGCGCCGCTCGCCGGCGGCCTGCCGCGGGTGCGCCGCGCCGAGGCGTACGAGGCCCTGCGCGCCCGCTCCGACCGGCACCGTGACGCCACCGGCGCCCGCCCGCGGCTGTTCCTGGCCGCCCTGGGGCCGGCCGCCGCCCACACCGCGCGGCTGACCTTCGCCGCCAACCTGTTCCAGGCCGGCGGTATCGAGACCGTCGTCGGCCAGGGCACCGACCCGGCCGAGCTGGCCGCGGCCTTCACCGCGAGCGGCGCCACCGTCGCCGCGCTCTGCTCCGCCGACGCGCTCTACGAGGAGCACGCCGAGGCGGTGGCCACCGCGCTCAAGCAGGCCGGCGCCGGCCGGGTGCTGCTGGCCGGCCGCCCCGCGGGTGAGCAGGGCGAGGCGTACCGGCAGGCCGGGGTGGACGAGTTCGTCTTCGCGGGCGCCGACGCGGTCGCGGTCCTCACCTCCCTGCTCGACCAGATCGGAGTGGCCCGATGA
- the scpA gene encoding methylmalonyl-CoA mutase — MIPDFTEIGLDSPAGTAATGEQWRAAWQQATGKDVEELLWETPEGIGVKPLYSAGDLDGLDFLGTYPGVAPYLRGPYPTMYVNQPWTVRQYAGFSTAEESNAFYRRNLAAGQKGLSVAFDLPTHRGYDSDHPRVTGDVGMAGVAIDSIYDMRQLFDGIPLDKMSVSMTMNGAVLPILALYIVAAEEQGVPPEKLAGTIQNDILKEFMVRNTYIYPPLPSMRIISDIFAYTSQKMPRYNSISISGYHIQEAGATADLELAYTLADGVEYLRAGLGAGLDVDAFAPRLSFFWAIGMNFFMEVAKLRAARLLWAKLVKQFDPKNAKSLSLRTHSQTSGWSLTAQDVFNNVTRTCVEAMAATQGHTQSLHTNALDEALALPTDFSARIARNTQLMLQQESGTCRVIDPWGGSAYVEKLTHDLAARAWQHIQEVEAAGGMAKAIDAGIPKLRVEEAAARTQARIDSGRQPVIGVNKYRVANDEQIDVLKVDNSSVRAQQIDKLRRLRAERDEEACQAALRALTRSAEAGAKGGGSLEGNLLALAVDAARAKATVGEISDALEKVYGRHSGQIRTISGVYRDEAGPSTGVERTRALVERFEEAEGRRPRILVAKMGQDGHDRGQKVIATAFADLGFTVDVGPLFQTPAEVARQAVEADVHIVGVSSLAAGHLTLVPALRAELAAAGREDITIVVGGVIPPQDFDALYEAGAAAVFPPGTVIPDAAYDLLKALAADLGHEL; from the coding sequence ATGATCCCCGACTTCACGGAGATCGGACTCGACTCGCCGGCGGGCACCGCCGCCACCGGTGAGCAGTGGCGGGCGGCCTGGCAGCAGGCCACCGGCAAGGACGTCGAGGAGCTGCTCTGGGAGACCCCGGAGGGCATCGGCGTCAAGCCGCTGTACAGCGCCGGGGACCTGGACGGGCTGGACTTCCTGGGCACCTACCCGGGCGTCGCCCCGTACCTGCGCGGCCCGTACCCGACCATGTACGTGAACCAGCCGTGGACGGTGCGCCAGTACGCCGGTTTCTCCACCGCCGAGGAGTCGAACGCCTTCTACCGGCGCAACCTGGCGGCCGGTCAGAAGGGCCTGTCGGTCGCGTTCGACCTGCCGACCCACCGCGGCTACGACAGCGACCACCCCCGGGTGACCGGCGACGTCGGCATGGCCGGTGTGGCGATCGACTCGATCTACGACATGCGCCAGCTGTTCGACGGCATCCCGCTGGACAAGATGTCGGTGTCGATGACCATGAACGGCGCGGTGCTGCCGATCCTGGCGCTCTACATCGTGGCCGCCGAGGAGCAGGGGGTGCCTCCGGAGAAGCTCGCGGGGACCATCCAGAACGACATCCTCAAAGAGTTCATGGTCCGCAACACCTACATCTACCCGCCGCTGCCCTCGATGCGGATCATCTCCGACATCTTCGCGTACACCTCGCAGAAGATGCCGCGGTACAACTCGATCTCCATCTCCGGCTACCACATCCAGGAGGCCGGGGCCACGGCCGACCTGGAGCTGGCCTACACCCTCGCCGACGGCGTGGAGTACCTGCGGGCGGGCCTGGGCGCCGGTCTGGACGTGGACGCGTTCGCGCCCCGGCTGTCGTTCTTCTGGGCGATCGGCATGAACTTCTTCATGGAGGTCGCCAAGCTGCGCGCGGCCCGGCTGCTGTGGGCCAAGCTGGTCAAGCAGTTCGACCCCAAGAACGCCAAGTCGCTGTCACTGCGCACCCATTCGCAGACCTCGGGCTGGTCCCTGACGGCCCAGGACGTGTTCAACAACGTCACCCGCACCTGTGTGGAGGCGATGGCCGCGACCCAGGGCCACACCCAGTCGCTGCACACCAACGCGCTCGACGAGGCACTCGCACTGCCGACCGACTTCTCGGCCCGGATCGCCCGCAACACCCAGCTGATGCTCCAGCAGGAGTCGGGCACCTGCCGGGTGATCGACCCCTGGGGCGGCAGCGCCTACGTGGAGAAGCTCACCCACGACCTGGCGGCCCGTGCCTGGCAGCACATCCAGGAGGTCGAGGCGGCCGGCGGCATGGCCAAGGCGATCGACGCCGGCATCCCCAAGCTGCGCGTGGAGGAGGCCGCCGCCAGGACCCAGGCCCGGATCGACTCCGGCCGCCAGCCGGTGATCGGCGTCAACAAGTACCGGGTGGCCAACGACGAGCAGATCGACGTACTCAAGGTCGACAACTCCTCCGTCCGCGCCCAGCAGATCGACAAGCTCCGCCGGCTGCGCGCCGAGCGCGACGAGGAGGCCTGCCAGGCGGCGCTGCGGGCGCTGACCCGCTCGGCCGAGGCCGGTGCCAAGGGCGGCGGCTCGCTGGAGGGCAACCTGCTGGCGCTGGCCGTGGACGCGGCCCGGGCCAAGGCCACCGTCGGCGAGATCTCGGACGCCCTGGAGAAGGTGTACGGGCGCCACTCCGGCCAGATCCGTACCATCTCCGGTGTGTACCGCGACGAGGCAGGACCGTCCACCGGGGTGGAGCGCACCCGGGCGCTGGTCGAGAGGTTCGAGGAGGCCGAGGGCCGCCGCCCGCGCATCCTGGTGGCCAAGATGGGCCAGGACGGGCACGACCGCGGCCAGAAGGTGATCGCCACCGCCTTCGCCGACCTGGGCTTCACGGTCGACGTCGGCCCGCTGTTCCAGACCCCCGCCGAGGTCGCCCGGCAGGCGGTGGAGGCCGACGTGCACATCGTCGGCGTCTCCTCGCTGGCCGCCGGACACCTCACCCTGGTCCCCGCGCTGCGCGCCGAACTGGCCGCCGCCGGACGGGAGGACATCACCATCGTGGTCGGCGGCGTCATCCCGCCGCAGGACTTCGACGCCCTGTACGAGGCCGGGGCCGCCGCCGTCTTCCCGCCGGGCACGGTCATCCCGGACGCGGCCTACGACCTGCTGAAGGCGCTGGCCGCCGACCTCGGCCACGAGCTGTGA
- the meaB gene encoding methylmalonyl Co-A mutase-associated GTPase MeaB, producing the protein MPPRTIDLDAYVKGVLEGSRAYIARAITLVESTRPDHRALAQRLLVELLPHAGKAVRVGITGVPGVGKSTFIEALGTMLTGSGHRVAVLAVDPTSSLTGGSILGDKTRMEKLAVDPNAFVRPSPTSGTLGGVARATRESMVVMEAAGYDVVLIETVGVGQSETTVANMVDSFLLLTLARTGDQLQGIKKGVLELADLVAVNKADGPHEQDARAAARELAGALRLLQAPDAVWTPPVLTCSGRDGGGLAELWERLQQHRRLLDTSGALEAKRRDQQVDWTWSMVHDQLLSALHEHPEVRRLTPGLEQQVREGTLTATLAAERILAAFREPSDGAAGS; encoded by the coding sequence ATGCCGCCTCGGACGATCGACCTCGACGCCTACGTCAAGGGCGTGCTCGAAGGCTCGCGCGCGTACATCGCGCGGGCCATCACGCTGGTGGAGTCGACCCGCCCCGACCACCGGGCGCTGGCCCAGCGCCTGCTGGTCGAGCTGCTGCCGCACGCCGGGAAGGCGGTGCGGGTCGGCATCACCGGCGTGCCGGGCGTGGGCAAGTCGACCTTCATCGAGGCGCTCGGCACCATGCTCACCGGCTCCGGCCACCGGGTGGCGGTGCTCGCCGTCGACCCGACCTCCAGCCTCACCGGCGGCTCCATCCTGGGCGACAAGACCCGGATGGAGAAGCTGGCGGTCGACCCGAACGCCTTCGTCCGGCCGTCCCCGACCTCGGGGACACTGGGCGGGGTGGCCCGGGCCACCCGGGAGTCGATGGTGGTGATGGAGGCCGCCGGCTACGACGTGGTGCTGATCGAGACGGTCGGCGTCGGCCAGTCCGAGACGACGGTGGCCAACATGGTCGACTCCTTCCTGCTGCTCACCCTCGCCCGCACCGGCGACCAGCTGCAGGGCATCAAGAAGGGCGTGCTGGAGCTCGCCGACCTGGTCGCCGTCAACAAGGCGGACGGCCCGCACGAGCAGGACGCCCGCGCCGCCGCCCGCGAACTGGCCGGCGCCCTGCGGCTGCTGCAGGCGCCCGACGCCGTCTGGACGCCGCCGGTGCTCACCTGCAGCGGCCGGGACGGCGGCGGCCTGGCCGAGCTCTGGGAGCGGCTCCAGCAGCACCGCCGGCTCCTGGACACCTCCGGGGCGCTGGAGGCCAAACGGCGCGACCAGCAGGTGGACTGGACCTGGTCCATGGTCCACGACCAGCTGCTGTCCGCCCTGCACGAGCACCCCGAGGTGCGGCGGCTCACGCCCGGCCTGGAGCAGCAGGTCCGCGAGGGCACGCTGACCGCGACGCTGGCGGCCGAGCGGATCCTGGCGGCCTTCCGGGAGCCGTCCGACGGCGCCGCCGGGTCCTGA